Sequence from the Corallococcus sp. EGB genome:
CCGCAGCTCACGGCGTTCGCGGCGGGCATGCGCGACTCCTTCGACAAGAGCCCGCTGCCGCCCGCGTGGGTGTACGCGGTGAGCCTGGCCATCCCGGTGGCGGAGGCGGTGATTGGCCTGTTGTTGTTTCTGGGCGTGGAGGTGCGGCGCGTGCTCGTCGCGGGGGCGCTGCTGATGCTGCTGCTCATTGGCGGCGCCTGCTCCGCGCAGAACTGGAACGCGGCGAGCATCCAGATGACCTACCTGGGCTTCTACGTCGTCCTCCTCGCCACCGCCCATCACGACTCCCGCTCCGTGGATGCGTGGCGGCGGGCCCGTCGCGCGGGGTAGGTGTGCTATCACTGGGAGTCTCTTCAGCCGGGAGTCTCCGTGAAAGCACGTCTGTGGATGGTGTTCGCGTCGTTGTCGTTGGGCTTGCTTGCCGCCTGCGGCAACGTGGATGAAGCATCATTGACGCAGTCGGAGTCCGAGCTCGGCGCCGAATGTCCCTGTGGGGGCGTGGGCCCGTCGAACTGTCTGCCGTGTGCCTTCATCTGCGGCGACGGCGTCTGTGACTTCCGCCACGGAGAGTCCAGCGACAACTGCGCCGAGGACTGCCCTCCGCTTGCCTCCTGCGGCGACGGCTGGTGCAACAACGGCGAGACGTCCAGCACGTGTCCCCAGGACTGCGGCCCGGTCATCTGGTGCGGCGACGGTAGCTGCAACGGCGCGGAGACGTCCGCGACCTGCCCGCAGGACTGCAATGGCCCGTCCTGCGGTGACGGCCTGTGTGACTTCAGCGAGATGAACTGGTGCACGGCGGACTGCCCTCCGCCCTGCACCGGACCGAACTGCCCGCAGCAGCCGCAGAACCTGTAGCAGGGGTGGATGTGCTGGCGGCGGGGCCTTCAGCGGAAGGGCCCCGTCACCTCGAAGGTGATGCCATTGCCGCTGGCGCCGGTGGTGCCGCGCTGCGAGCTGAAGTACAGCCGCTTGCCATCCGGGCTGAACGCGGGGCCGGTGATCTCCGACGCGTTGTGCCCCACCAACTGGAGGAACGGCGCCACCACCCTGTCCGGCGTGATGAGGCAGAGCTCCAGGTTGCCGCCGTCCTCGGCCACGTAGATGTCGCCCGAGCGCGCCACCGTCACGTTGTCCACGCCGGTCAGCGGTGAGTTCGCGTAGAGGTCGTCGTCGTAGATGATCTCCAGCCGTGCCGTGGCGGGCGTGTACGCCCACACGCGGTTGTCCCCCTTGGTGGTGAAGTAGATGACGCCGCTGTCGTACCAGCAGCCCTCGCCCCCGTTGAACACGGTGGACTGGGATGCGTTGGACTGCTGCGACGCCGGCTGCGCCGGGGACACCGTCACCCAGCTCACCGCTGCGCCGGTGAGCGGATCCCCCGTCACCTTTGCCACGGCCAGCGTGCCCGTACTCAGCGAGGGGTATGCGGAAGGGGTGAAGCGGTAGAAGCGCCCGCTCGTGCTGTCCTCGGTGAGGTAGAGCCGCCGCTCCACTGGATCCACCGCCACGGCCTCGTGCGCGAAGGTGCCCAGCGCCGGCCGCACCGAGCCCTGGGACGGGCGCAGCGGGTCGCATTCCCAGACGCGGCCTCCGCTGTATTCCTCGCACGACAGCCACGTCTGCCACGGCGTGGGCCCGCCCGCGCAGTTGCTGCGTGTGCCAGACAGGATGCGGTACGCGTCCACCACCGCGCCGCTGCCGTCGAAGCGCAGCGCGCTGGCGCCGCCGGAGGTCATCTCGCTGTTGGACACGTACACCCAGCCGCCATCCCCGCTGGGGAAGCACGTGCCGCCGTCGGGCGCCGCGTGCCACGTGTAGCCCGTGGAGGCCACAGCGCTCCCCGAGCGCGCGACGATGCGGGACGTAAAGCCCGCGGGGAGCCGCACGCCCCGGGCATCCGCTGTTCC
This genomic interval carries:
- a CDS encoding alkaline phosphatase PhoX, which produces MRPDRRHFLRLSALGGGALVLGPAFWRNAYAAPAKPGPGPYGALAGTADARGVRLPAGFTSRIVARSGSAVASTGYTWHAAPDGGTCFPSGDGGWVYVSNSEMTSGGASALRFDGSGAVVDAYRILSGTRSNCAGGPTPWQTWLSCEEYSGGRVWECDPLRPSQGSVRPALGTFAHEAVAVDPVERRLYLTEDSTSGRFYRFTPSAYPSLSTGTLAVAKVTGDPLTGAAVSWVTVSPAQPASQQSNASQSTVFNGGEGCWYDSGVIYFTTKGDNRVWAYTPATARLEIIYDDDLYANSPLTGVDNVTVARSGDIYVAEDGGNLELCLITPDRVVAPFLQLVGHNASEITGPAFSPDGKRLYFSSQRGTTGASGNGITFEVTGPFR
- a CDS encoding MauE/DoxX family redox-associated membrane protein, which encodes MTVPSQPADNAGLAYALARVGLGLNIALHGLVRLPQLTAFAAGMRDSFDKSPLPPAWVYAVSLAIPVAEAVIGLLLFLGVEVRRVLVAGALLMLLLIGGACSAQNWNAASIQMTYLGFYVVLLATAHHDSRSVDAWRRARRAG
- a CDS encoding tenascin-X: MKARLWMVFASLSLGLLAACGNVDEASLTQSESELGAECPCGGVGPSNCLPCAFICGDGVCDFRHGESSDNCAEDCPPLASCGDGWCNNGETSSTCPQDCGPVIWCGDGSCNGAETSATCPQDCNGPSCGDGLCDFSEMNWCTADCPPPCTGPNCPQQPQNL